One genomic window of Arachis hypogaea cultivar Tifrunner chromosome 8, arahy.Tifrunner.gnm2.J5K5, whole genome shotgun sequence includes the following:
- the LOC112706895 gene encoding uncharacterized protein has translation MDVDSQPTMEETILVGDDLMMGPPSPVVPPEIASHVLRGVDLCDGILKNLFLCLQINDIEPFCQDELALYKQCAERRDKEIRNRLQESERKLGSSMPFDEAKERVTQLEKEVTSLDRRLILASGVEGMEGFRQRWSLHGRLTDTKKRLESLKQGIDSRK, from the exons ATGGATG TTGATTCACAGCCAACTATGGAAGAAACGATTCTGGTGGGCGATGACCTGATGATGGGTCCACCGTCACCTGTTGTGCCACCTGAAATCGCATCCCACGTTCTCCGCGGTGTTGATTTGTGTGATGGAATCCTCAAGAACCTGTTTTTGT GCTTGCAAATCAATGACATTGAACCATTCTGCCAGGATGAGCTTGCTCTTTATAAACAATGTGCTGAAAGAAGG GACAAGGAGATTAGGAATCGTCTTCAAGAAAGTGAGCGGAAATTGGGCTCATCAATGCCTTTCGATGAAGCCAAGGAGAGAGTTACCCAGCTTGAGAAAGAAGTTACGTCATTGGATAG GCGCCTCATTCTTGCTAGTGGAGTTGAAGGCATGGAAGGTTTTCGCCAAAGATGGAGTTTACATGGCCGCTTAACTGATACCAA GAAAAGGTTGGAGTCCTTAAAGCAGGGCATAGATAGCAGAAAATGA